In a single window of the Allobranchiibius huperziae genome:
- a CDS encoding DUF4236 domain-containing protein gives MAFSFQKRRRVGPKTWLNVSKSGLSASHRAGRVTVNSRGRININFGRGLRWRSKV, from the coding sequence ATGGCGTTCTCGTTCCAGAAGCGTCGCCGAGTCGGACCGAAGACCTGGCTGAACGTCTCGAAGTCAGGGCTGAGCGCGTCGCACCGGGCTGGCCGGGTGACCGTCAACAGCCGCGGACGCATCAACATCAACTTCGGTCGTGGATTGCGTTGGCGTAGCAAGGTCTGA
- the brxL gene encoding BREX system Lon protease-like protein BrxL codes for MTEQTDPAEAVDDFPDGVDDASAPTGPPAKSALDRKINDVFGGAVVRKDLVKAVKGNAIVPSFVLEYLLGQYAASDDEATIQSGIESVRKILADHYVHRNQAELIKSNIREKGRYRVIDKVQVQLNEKDDTYEAEFANLGIKQILVSPATIKAHPKLLVSGVWCICDIEYQHSENARVVPWILGSIKPIQLSNFDFDGYITSRREFTTDEWIDLLIQSIGFDPELFGRRAKLIQLVRLIPFVERNYNLVELGPKGTGKSHIFSEFSPHGMLISGGEVTVPKLFVNNSNGRLGLVGYWDVVAFDEFAGKKKRTDKALVDIMKNYMANKSFSRGLETLGAEASMVFVGNTSHNVPFMLKHSDLFDELPESYHDSAYLDRLHCYIPGWEVDTIRSEMFCDGYGFVVDYIAEVLKSMRDADYSDRYQDHFTLGSDISTRDRDGIHKTFSGLMKIIYPHGEATEDQIEEILRFAVEGRKRVKDQILRIDSTMADVKFGYSDKAGEWRAVTTLEEDEYPAYYHQRGGATGGEVTTDGGSTDDTASTAAAVEVAPKPEPLFEGHRDFQENQRGVSYEGLLLPYLRRATDIRIVDPYIRQFHQARNLMELIEVIARTKDPADEVKVFLVTSENTEGPEKIQKQMEFLLRVKKAAEVAGINLDVKFDATIHDRSIVANSGWRINLGRGLDIFQYFASDTFELAAKLQSYRQVKAFGVTYIRESTVGDG; via the coding sequence ATGACCGAACAAACCGACCCTGCTGAGGCCGTGGACGATTTTCCCGACGGCGTTGATGACGCGTCAGCTCCTACGGGCCCGCCTGCGAAGTCCGCCCTCGACCGGAAGATCAACGACGTCTTCGGCGGCGCGGTTGTACGCAAAGACTTAGTCAAGGCCGTCAAGGGCAACGCCATTGTGCCCTCGTTCGTCCTGGAGTACCTCCTGGGCCAGTACGCCGCTTCAGACGACGAGGCGACAATCCAGTCCGGGATCGAGAGCGTTCGCAAGATCCTTGCGGACCACTACGTCCACCGAAACCAGGCCGAGCTCATCAAGTCGAACATTCGTGAGAAGGGCCGCTACCGCGTCATCGACAAGGTGCAGGTCCAGCTCAACGAAAAGGACGACACCTACGAGGCCGAGTTCGCGAACCTCGGTATCAAGCAGATCCTCGTCTCGCCAGCGACTATCAAGGCGCACCCGAAGCTGCTCGTAAGCGGCGTGTGGTGCATCTGCGACATCGAGTACCAGCACAGCGAGAACGCCCGCGTCGTCCCGTGGATTCTTGGCTCCATCAAGCCGATCCAGTTGTCGAACTTCGACTTCGACGGTTACATCACCTCGCGCCGTGAGTTCACCACCGACGAGTGGATCGACCTCCTAATCCAGTCCATCGGGTTCGACCCGGAGCTGTTCGGTCGCCGAGCCAAGCTCATCCAGCTGGTGCGCCTTATCCCGTTCGTCGAGCGCAACTACAACCTCGTTGAGCTCGGACCCAAGGGCACCGGCAAGTCACACATCTTCTCGGAGTTTTCACCTCACGGCATGTTGATCTCTGGCGGGGAGGTCACGGTCCCGAAGCTATTCGTCAACAACTCCAATGGTCGCCTCGGCCTCGTCGGCTACTGGGACGTCGTCGCCTTCGATGAGTTCGCGGGCAAGAAAAAGCGCACCGACAAGGCGCTCGTCGACATCATGAAGAACTATATGGCGAACAAGTCGTTCTCCCGTGGTCTCGAGACGTTAGGTGCCGAGGCGTCGATGGTCTTCGTCGGCAACACATCGCACAACGTGCCGTTTATGCTCAAGCACTCCGACCTGTTCGACGAGCTGCCCGAGAGCTATCACGATTCGGCCTATCTCGACCGCCTGCACTGCTACATCCCGGGCTGGGAGGTCGACACGATCCGCAGCGAGATGTTCTGCGACGGCTATGGGTTCGTCGTCGACTACATCGCCGAGGTGCTGAAGTCGATGCGCGACGCCGACTACTCGGATCGGTACCAAGACCACTTCACACTGGGCTCAGACATCTCCACCCGCGACCGCGACGGGATCCACAAGACGTTCTCGGGTCTCATGAAGATCATCTACCCCCACGGCGAGGCGACGGAGGATCAGATCGAGGAGATCCTCCGGTTCGCCGTCGAGGGCCGCAAACGCGTTAAGGACCAGATCCTGCGGATCGACTCCACGATGGCTGACGTCAAGTTTGGTTACTCCGACAAAGCCGGCGAATGGCGTGCCGTCACGACGCTTGAGGAGGACGAGTACCCGGCTTACTACCACCAGCGGGGTGGCGCGACCGGTGGCGAAGTGACGACCGACGGTGGCTCTACCGACGACACGGCGTCGACGGCTGCGGCGGTCGAGGTAGCGCCGAAGCCCGAGCCGCTGTTCGAGGGGCACCGCGACTTCCAGGAGAACCAGCGGGGAGTCTCCTACGAGGGCCTGCTGCTGCCCTATCTGCGGAGAGCGACAGACATCAGGATCGTCGACCCCTACATCCGTCAGTTCCACCAGGCCCGCAACCTCATGGAACTGATCGAGGTGATCGCGCGCACCAAGGACCCCGCCGATGAGGTGAAGGTCTTCCTCGTCACTAGCGAGAACACCGAAGGCCCCGAGAAGATCCAGAAGCAGATGGAGTTCCTTCTTCGGGTGAAGAAGGCCGCTGAGGTTGCTGGAATTAATCTCGACGTGAAGTTCGATGCAACGATCCACGACCGCTCCATCGTCGCGAACTCCGGCTGGCGCATCAATCTCGGCCGCGGCCTCGACATCTTCCAGTACTTTGCGAGTGACACGTTCGAGCTCGCGGCCAAGCTTCAGTCATATCGACAGGTAAAGGCGTTCGGTGTCACCTATATCCGAGAGTCAACAGTCGGCGACGGTTAG
- the pglZ gene encoding BREX-1 system phosphatase PglZ type A has product MTDVTSVQDVLRSRLAAKRIVFWHDPAGEYAADLDALDLGVSVIRVQDDEFSVKSRLLADHVTPHLVYRTGVTPRGTGNWLLDLELAYGVFTADKTSMLQQELGLNDPAFAPVIEQHQKFFAANNRKQALEKLLADGDDATRLRAKMSQVLVKASGNRLTDITRELLAENAASRTAKLDDLVNFGLDQFLWDGLASIYKYPSATPTIDDFILWTFSRAAEDFASDVPGEYRNIRIDFNSLRYDVRGQDMMAKLASRAADALDIKSKIEHRDYRELVPVTIFEEVDRKVIVDLAAAVAAQSVAPREVAHVVRQRQESLWKNKYAKLYEAIQSASELLATIAALPNAIGSLDLGLQKYQSDWFRLDQHYRWFTYAYQTADYQQPLAALKTEVDKQYANKFLYDFGGLWQQAMEPTGEWKSEVLAPQAKFFDNHVAPVVKDGRTKAVVIISDGMRYEVAEELASLIRNEDRFDASISAQLGVVPSYTQLGMASLLPQSTLELDPEALPVLADGKPTNGTVNRDKILQGVKGHAILAASVLAMPGDELRELYKQHQIFYVYHDRIDAAGDKAPTERTVFEAAEETLRELMLLVKKWTNANATNILLTADHGFLYQDIPLEKSYYVSESPQGEAVTKINRRFVLGRTLKGSPSFMTFTSAQAGLAGDIDIQIPKSVHRIPLPGAGTRYVHGGASLQEIVVPVVTVNKKRKSDVRRVNVDLMPETDKITTGQLAVRLLQREPVADKIQPRQVRLGLYVGETLISDQPILTFDSASQDQRQRYQSTTLYLTQDADDFNNRPVELRLEEPIPNTTQWKSFSKGNYTIKRSFTTDFDF; this is encoded by the coding sequence GTGACTGACGTGACCTCCGTCCAGGACGTCCTCCGAAGTCGGCTCGCCGCCAAACGGATCGTTTTCTGGCATGACCCGGCGGGCGAGTATGCCGCGGACCTTGACGCCCTCGATCTCGGCGTCAGCGTCATCCGCGTGCAGGACGACGAGTTCAGCGTGAAGAGCAGGCTCCTCGCAGACCACGTCACCCCACACCTCGTGTATCGCACGGGCGTCACGCCGCGAGGAACGGGTAACTGGCTGCTTGACCTGGAACTCGCCTATGGCGTCTTCACGGCGGACAAGACCTCGATGCTTCAGCAGGAGCTCGGTCTCAACGACCCGGCTTTCGCACCAGTCATCGAGCAGCATCAAAAATTCTTTGCCGCGAACAACCGTAAGCAGGCGCTCGAGAAGCTCCTGGCCGACGGGGACGACGCCACTCGCCTCCGCGCCAAGATGAGCCAGGTCTTGGTGAAGGCATCAGGCAACAGGCTGACTGACATCACTCGGGAACTGCTGGCCGAGAATGCCGCAAGCAGGACAGCGAAGCTGGATGACCTCGTCAACTTCGGACTCGACCAATTCCTTTGGGACGGGCTCGCCAGCATCTACAAGTACCCCAGTGCGACCCCAACAATCGACGACTTCATCCTGTGGACGTTCAGCCGGGCTGCCGAGGACTTCGCCTCCGACGTCCCAGGCGAGTACCGCAACATCCGGATCGACTTCAACAGCTTGCGGTACGACGTCCGTGGCCAAGACATGATGGCGAAACTGGCCTCACGTGCCGCTGATGCACTCGACATCAAGTCGAAGATCGAGCACCGCGACTACCGCGAGCTGGTCCCGGTCACGATCTTCGAGGAGGTCGACCGCAAGGTCATCGTCGACCTCGCGGCCGCTGTGGCGGCTCAATCCGTGGCACCCCGCGAGGTCGCCCATGTGGTGCGCCAGCGCCAGGAGAGCCTCTGGAAGAACAAGTACGCCAAGTTGTACGAGGCGATCCAGAGCGCCTCGGAACTCCTGGCCACCATCGCAGCCCTACCGAACGCGATCGGCTCCCTGGACCTTGGACTTCAGAAGTACCAGTCCGACTGGTTCCGTCTTGACCAGCACTACCGCTGGTTCACCTACGCCTACCAGACCGCTGACTACCAGCAGCCGCTAGCGGCGCTCAAGACAGAGGTGGATAAGCAGTACGCCAACAAGTTCCTCTATGACTTCGGCGGGCTGTGGCAGCAAGCGATGGAGCCGACGGGCGAGTGGAAGTCGGAGGTGCTCGCCCCTCAAGCGAAGTTCTTCGACAACCACGTCGCTCCCGTAGTCAAGGACGGCCGCACCAAGGCGGTGGTCATCATCTCGGACGGCATGCGCTACGAGGTGGCGGAAGAGCTCGCTTCGCTGATCCGCAACGAAGACCGCTTCGACGCGTCGATTTCGGCTCAATTGGGGGTGGTCCCGAGCTACACCCAGCTGGGTATGGCTTCGTTGCTTCCTCAATCGACGCTGGAGCTGGACCCTGAGGCGTTGCCGGTTCTGGCCGACGGGAAGCCTACGAACGGCACGGTGAACCGCGACAAGATCCTGCAAGGGGTCAAGGGCCACGCAATCTTAGCTGCCAGCGTGTTGGCAATGCCCGGCGACGAGCTGCGTGAGCTCTATAAGCAGCACCAGATCTTCTACGTCTACCACGACCGCATCGATGCGGCCGGAGACAAGGCTCCGACCGAGCGGACCGTCTTCGAGGCTGCGGAAGAGACCCTTCGGGAGTTGATGCTCTTAGTGAAAAAGTGGACAAACGCGAACGCAACGAACATCCTGCTCACGGCGGATCACGGGTTCCTCTATCAGGACATCCCGCTGGAGAAGTCGTACTACGTCTCGGAGTCACCCCAGGGTGAGGCAGTCACGAAGATCAACCGTCGCTTCGTGTTGGGTCGGACGCTGAAGGGCTCCCCGTCGTTCATGACGTTCACGTCGGCCCAGGCCGGTCTCGCTGGCGACATCGACATCCAGATCCCGAAGTCGGTCCACCGCATCCCACTGCCGGGCGCCGGCACCCGCTACGTACACGGTGGCGCATCTCTCCAGGAGATCGTCGTCCCGGTGGTGACGGTCAACAAGAAGCGCAAGAGCGACGTCCGACGCGTCAACGTCGACCTGATGCCTGAGACCGACAAGATCACAACGGGCCAGCTTGCCGTCAGACTGCTTCAGCGGGAGCCGGTGGCGGACAAGATCCAGCCGCGCCAGGTCCGCCTCGGCCTGTATGTCGGTGAGACGCTGATCTCCGACCAGCCCATCCTTACCTTCGATAGCGCATCTCAGGATCAGCGCCAGCGATACCAGTCGACGACCCTCTACCTGACTCAGGACGCCGACGACTTCAACAACCGCCCGGTCGAGTTGCGTCTCGAAGAGCCCATCCCGAATACGACGCAGTGGAAGTCGTTCTCGAAGGGCAACTACACCATCAAGCGTTCGTTCACGACGGACTTCGACTTCTAG
- the pglX gene encoding BREX-1 system adenine-specific DNA-methyltransferase PglX — MHTAPLKSFATSARTELIREVGARITAVLAPGAPERVEQANAVTALERAIAGEGGGDKGKAHVADKVAYTWFNRIIALRFMDANGYTGMGVVSPAADQVGQPEVLAAAKRGQVDEDVVKGTHLATITGLLDGTRQPRPGVDAQAEAYALLLADYCRFWNAAMPFMFEREGDYTELLIPANLLADGSVLSRSVTVLTKDVCQDVEVIGWLYQFYISERKDEVFAGFKKNKKAGADEIPAATQLFTPHWIVRYLVENSLGRLWMLNRPASGLGKHMEYYIAPVDDETDFLEISKPEDLKVIDPACGSGHMLTYAFDLLYAIYEEEGYAPSEIPGLILASNLHGTEIDPRAGALAAFALTMKAVAKRKVFLKNPVEPNICVLDPIAFSPDELDYLVTKDGDRYAEEAFWNQFAEAETFGSLITPDPALVTRLATHLETLSDAGDLYRADALLWARQAIRQAEFLTPRYAVAIANPPYMGMKNMDSQLVQFAQTFYTDSKADLFAMFIERCLALVDNGAGLVAMITMHSWMFLASFEKLRATLLNLAPPLTMAHLGERAFDTIGGSVVSTTAFVLQRQRGQYWHGTYLRVVDGRNEAEKAASIRNAVRDPGDSRVYNVVPASFIALPGTPLAYWFPPTLLDAFKNSPSLDTTARTAKGLVTADNATFVRQWWEVARSRIGFDYPDRATAKASGTRWFPYAKGGDFRRWAGNLEAVVNWEGDGNLIQKTLTNDGSRVRATNFNLDRIFKPGIAWTVVTTNDPSFRKVDTGYLFDAAAGLCQSTDDEYTLALLNSSSVKQVLAGLNPTMNLHPGYLGAVPAPFDSARDAARASAARAVKLSQADWDTQERSWDFEGSPLTEHGPSIESAVAAVQADWSSQVGELHQIEQENDLHFAELFGFNGDVEVSSLERVSLTTNTAFTYRGLAEQEALRAQRDDAVRDLISYAAGCMFGRYSPDEPGLILVDQGATLQDYLAKVPSPTFTPEADNVIPIVDGDWFEDDIVGLCRRFLRNAFGEQHFEENLNFVTESLGVRNLRDYFITTAGKSKFYDDHVRRYKKRPIYWLFSSPRGSFNALIYMHRYTPSTVSTVLSYLREYVTKLESALQQAERAGNAKEADRLRKILVELNEYEHDTLYPKASQNVVIDLDDGVKVNYPKFGTALKKITGLESSSD; from the coding sequence ATGCACACCGCACCGCTGAAGTCATTCGCCACCTCGGCGCGCACCGAGCTCATTCGCGAAGTGGGCGCGCGGATCACCGCCGTTCTGGCCCCGGGCGCGCCCGAGCGTGTGGAGCAGGCCAATGCCGTAACCGCGCTGGAGCGGGCCATCGCCGGCGAAGGCGGAGGCGACAAGGGCAAAGCACACGTCGCCGACAAGGTTGCGTACACCTGGTTCAACCGCATCATCGCGCTGCGGTTTATGGACGCCAACGGCTACACCGGGATGGGCGTTGTCTCCCCGGCGGCCGATCAAGTCGGCCAGCCCGAGGTGCTCGCCGCCGCCAAGCGTGGCCAGGTCGACGAGGACGTGGTCAAGGGCACGCACCTTGCGACCATCACTGGGCTGCTCGACGGCACCCGTCAGCCGCGCCCCGGAGTTGATGCCCAGGCCGAGGCATACGCGCTCCTCCTAGCGGACTACTGCCGCTTCTGGAACGCTGCCATGCCCTTCATGTTCGAGCGCGAGGGCGACTACACAGAGCTGCTCATCCCGGCGAACTTGCTCGCCGACGGCTCTGTCCTCAGCCGGTCCGTCACAGTGCTGACCAAAGACGTTTGCCAGGACGTCGAGGTCATCGGCTGGCTCTACCAGTTCTACATCTCGGAGCGGAAGGACGAGGTCTTCGCCGGGTTTAAGAAGAACAAGAAGGCCGGCGCCGATGAGATCCCCGCGGCCACCCAGCTCTTCACCCCTCACTGGATCGTCCGCTATCTGGTCGAGAATTCTCTCGGCAGGCTTTGGATGCTCAACCGACCGGCGTCGGGTCTGGGGAAGCACATGGAGTACTACATCGCTCCGGTCGACGATGAGACCGACTTCCTAGAGATCAGCAAGCCCGAAGACCTGAAGGTCATCGATCCGGCCTGCGGATCCGGCCACATGCTCACGTATGCCTTCGACCTCCTATACGCGATCTACGAGGAGGAGGGCTACGCGCCTTCAGAGATTCCGGGGCTGATCCTGGCCAGTAATCTCCATGGTACGGAGATTGACCCGCGCGCGGGCGCACTCGCAGCGTTCGCGCTCACAATGAAGGCCGTAGCCAAGCGCAAGGTCTTCCTCAAGAACCCGGTCGAGCCGAACATCTGCGTCCTCGACCCGATCGCGTTCAGTCCTGACGAGCTCGACTACCTCGTTACCAAGGACGGTGATCGTTACGCGGAGGAGGCGTTCTGGAATCAATTCGCGGAGGCCGAGACCTTCGGATCTCTGATCACGCCAGACCCAGCCTTGGTCACCCGCCTTGCAACTCACCTGGAGACGCTGAGCGACGCGGGCGACTTGTATCGGGCCGATGCGCTCCTCTGGGCTCGGCAGGCGATTCGCCAAGCGGAGTTCCTGACGCCACGCTACGCCGTTGCGATCGCGAATCCCCCGTACATGGGCATGAAAAACATGGATTCGCAGCTTGTCCAATTCGCCCAGACGTTCTACACAGACTCCAAGGCAGACCTCTTCGCAATGTTCATCGAACGCTGCCTGGCCCTTGTAGACAACGGGGCCGGGTTGGTTGCGATGATCACCATGCACTCGTGGATGTTCTTGGCATCCTTCGAGAAGCTTCGAGCGACGCTCCTCAACCTAGCTCCTCCACTGACGATGGCCCATCTGGGAGAGCGCGCCTTTGATACGATCGGCGGGTCCGTCGTATCAACGACGGCCTTTGTCTTGCAACGGCAGCGAGGCCAATATTGGCATGGCACCTATCTGCGTGTGGTGGACGGACGAAACGAGGCCGAGAAGGCAGCGTCGATTCGAAACGCCGTCCGAGATCCTGGGGATTCTCGTGTCTACAACGTCGTTCCGGCCTCGTTCATAGCGCTGCCCGGTACGCCGTTGGCGTACTGGTTCCCTCCCACGCTCTTGGACGCGTTCAAGAACTCACCGTCGCTCGACACGACTGCCCGCACCGCGAAAGGCCTTGTTACTGCCGATAACGCGACCTTTGTTCGGCAATGGTGGGAGGTAGCGAGGTCGCGCATCGGGTTCGACTATCCAGACCGGGCGACCGCCAAAGCCTCCGGCACGCGTTGGTTCCCGTACGCAAAGGGGGGCGATTTCCGACGCTGGGCTGGGAATCTTGAGGCGGTCGTCAATTGGGAAGGCGACGGGAACTTGATCCAGAAAACGCTGACAAATGATGGATCTCGAGTCAGGGCAACCAACTTCAATCTTGACCGAATCTTCAAGCCTGGAATTGCGTGGACAGTCGTCACCACCAACGACCCATCATTCCGCAAGGTCGACACTGGCTACCTATTCGACGCCGCAGCGGGTCTGTGTCAGTCCACCGACGACGAGTACACGCTCGCTCTCTTAAATTCCTCGTCCGTCAAGCAGGTGCTCGCCGGACTGAACCCGACAATGAACCTTCACCCCGGCTATCTGGGAGCAGTACCCGCGCCGTTCGATAGTGCCCGCGACGCGGCGCGAGCCTCGGCTGCACGCGCAGTGAAGTTGTCTCAGGCGGATTGGGACACTCAGGAACGGTCGTGGGACTTTGAAGGAAGCCCCCTGACCGAACATGGACCCTCGATCGAATCTGCTGTCGCTGCCGTGCAGGCCGACTGGTCGTCGCAGGTCGGCGAGTTGCACCAGATCGAGCAGGAGAACGATCTTCACTTTGCAGAGTTGTTCGGCTTCAACGGAGACGTCGAAGTCTCGTCGCTGGAACGAGTCTCACTGACAACTAACACGGCATTTACATATCGCGGACTCGCAGAGCAAGAAGCGCTTCGCGCCCAGCGAGATGATGCCGTGCGCGACCTCATTTCCTATGCGGCCGGTTGCATGTTCGGGCGCTACAGTCCCGACGAGCCGGGCCTGATCCTCGTGGATCAGGGCGCGACTTTGCAGGACTATCTCGCGAAAGTTCCGAGCCCGACATTCACGCCAGAAGCGGACAATGTGATCCCGATCGTGGACGGCGACTGGTTCGAGGACGACATTGTCGGCCTCTGCCGGCGGTTCCTGCGAAATGCGTTCGGTGAGCAGCACTTTGAGGAAAACCTCAACTTCGTCACCGAGTCGCTCGGAGTGCGGAACCTGCGGGACTACTTCATCACCACGGCGGGCAAGTCGAAGTTCTATGACGACCACGTCCGGCGGTACAAGAAGCGCCCGATCTACTGGCTTTTCTCCAGCCCCAGGGGCTCGTTCAACGCCCTCATCTACATGCACCGTTATACACCCTCGACCGTCTCAACCGTTCTGTCCTATCTCCGGGAGTACGTCACGAAACTGGAGTCGGCCCTCCAGCAGGCGGAGCGCGCTGGAAACGCGAAGGAAGCCGATCGGCTCCGTAAGATCCTTGTTGAGTTGAACGAGTATGAGCACGACACGCTTTACCCGAAGGCATCCCAGAACGTCGTCATTGACCTCGACGACGGCGTCAAGGTCAACTACCCGAAGTTCGGCACCGCTCTGAAGAAGATCACAGGCTTGGAGTCTTCCAGTGACTGA